The DNA segment GGTGCCAGCGACTTCTGCGAGCGGGCGGTGCGGGGGCTGCGTCCCGACCTCGCGAGGGTGGCCGTGCCCGCGGGCACGGCCACCCACCAGTACGTACCCCGGTGGATGCGGGCGCTGGACGGCCCCGGTGCCGTCGTCCCCGTCCACTGGGACAACTTCGAGGTGCCGCTGAGCGGTTCCCCCGTACGCGATCCTGCGATGAACCTGGACGGCCCTCCTCACGCAGGTCGCCCAGGCGTCCCCCACGACCCGCACCGTCGTCCCGGACTACCGCACGGTGTACGACGCCGACCTGCGCGGCACCGCCCCGGCGCCCTCCCGGTGATCCTTCAGCGGCCGCTCTTCCTCTTGCCGGCCGCGTTGCCGGCCGCGCTGCGGCGGGCCGTCTGCCCGGGGCGGCGGCTGCGCCGGCTCCGGGACGGGGAACCCGTGCGGGCGGGCTGGTTCTGGGCGGGCGGCGGAGTGAGGACGACGGGCACGCCCGACGGAGCCTGGGCCCCGGTGATGCGGTTCAGTTCGTCCTCGCCCGGACGTACCCGGGTGGTCTGCGGGGTGATGCCGGCGTCGGCCATCAGGCGGCTCATCTCCCGGCGCTGGTGCGGCAGGACCAGTGTGACGACGGTGCCGGACTCCCCGGCGCGGGCGGTGCGTCCGCCGCGGTGCAGGTAGTCCTTGTGGTCGCTGGGCGGGTCGACGTTGACGACGAGGTCCAGGTTGTCCACGTGGATGCCGCGGGCCGCGACGTTGGTGGCCACCAGGACCGTGACGTGGCCGTCCTTGAACTGGGTCAGGGTCCGGGTCCGCTGGGACTGGGACTTCCCGCCGTGCAGGGCCGAGGCCCGCACACCGACGGCCAGGAGCTTCTTGGCCAGCCGGTCGGCGGCGTGCTTGGTGTCCAGGAACATGATCACGCGTCCGTCGCGGGCGGCGATCTCCGTCGCGGTGGCGTGCTTGTCGTCATCGTCCACGTGCAGCAGGTGGTGATCCATCGTGGTGACCGCGCCCGCGGACGGGTCGACGGAGTGGACGACGGGGTCGTGGAGGTAGGTGCGCACCAGGCGGTCGACGTTGCGGTCCAGCGTGGCGGAGAACAGCATGCGCTGGCCGCCGGGGCGCACCCGGTCGAGCAGGGCGGTCACCTGCGGCA comes from the Streptomyces sp. KMM 9044 genome and includes:
- a CDS encoding DEAD/DEAH box helicase encodes the protein MNRNHTARSNNGTGNSGSSRSRTDKAAGSGRGGRFRSQGAGGRQGAPSRGGAKGGRGGRPAASGGEFAPPVTLTPALPPVGTFTELDMPEQLLTALNTEGMTTPFPIQAATLPNSLAGRDVLGRGRTGSGKTLAFGLAMLARTGGQRAEPRYPLALVLVPTRELAQQVTDALTPYARALRLRIATVVGGVSIGRQVSALRGGAEVVVATPGRLKDLIDRDDCRLDQVAITVLDEADQMADMGFMPQVTALLDRVRPGGQRMLFSATLDRNVDRLVRTYLHDPVVHSVDPSAGAVTTMDHHLLHVDDDDKHATATEIAARDGRVIMFLDTKHAADRLAKKLLAVGVRASALHGGKSQSQRTRTLTQFKDGHVTVLVATNVAARGIHVDNLDLVVNVDPPSDHKDYLHRGGRTARAGESGTVVTLVLPHQRREMSRLMADAGITPQTTRVRPGEDELNRITGAQAPSGVPVVLTPPPAQNQPARTGSPSRSRRSRRPGQTARRSAAGNAAGKRKSGR